A genomic stretch from Oleomonas cavernae includes:
- a CDS encoding ArsR/SmtB family transcription factor: protein MTDLLAALKAAAEPTRLRILGLLDRAELTVTELTQILGQSQPRLSRHLKLMAEAGLVDRFREGAWVFHRPAADGTGAALANHLRAMLNRGDSTYLRDQARLDGVLRARTEVAADYFAANAAQWDRIRALHVSEAEVDAALTRILGEAPIGLLLDIGTGTGHMLELFGPKAERGLGVDLSHEMLGIARAKLDGAGLYHCQVRHGDMNALPVGDETVDLVLFHQVLHFAADPQAAIDEAARVLAPGGRVALVDFLPHAHEELREHHAHRRLGFAPREVAQWGQHAHLDIGLAETLSGDPLTVGLWLGRKPGRPALGRAAAIDTVS, encoded by the coding sequence ATGACCGACCTGCTCGCTGCCCTCAAAGCCGCGGCCGAGCCTACTCGGCTGCGCATCCTGGGCCTCCTCGACCGGGCGGAGCTGACCGTGACCGAATTGACCCAGATTCTGGGGCAAAGTCAGCCGCGCCTTTCGCGTCATCTGAAGTTGATGGCCGAAGCCGGGCTGGTCGACCGGTTTCGCGAGGGGGCCTGGGTCTTCCATCGCCCCGCGGCCGACGGCACGGGGGCCGCGCTGGCCAACCACCTGCGGGCGATGCTGAACCGCGGTGATTCGACCTATCTGCGCGATCAGGCCCGGCTCGACGGGGTGCTGCGCGCCCGCACCGAAGTGGCGGCCGATTATTTCGCCGCCAACGCCGCGCAATGGGACCGTATCCGTGCCCTCCATGTTTCGGAAGCCGAGGTCGACGCCGCCCTGACCCGCATCCTGGGCGAGGCGCCGATCGGCTTGCTGCTCGACATCGGTACCGGCACCGGGCACATGCTGGAACTGTTCGGCCCGAAGGCGGAACGCGGGCTGGGCGTCGATCTCAGCCACGAAATGCTGGGCATCGCGCGGGCGAAACTCGATGGCGCCGGGCTCTATCATTGCCAGGTCCGCCACGGCGACATGAATGCGCTGCCGGTCGGCGACGAAACGGTCGATCTGGTGCTTTTCCACCAGGTGCTGCACTTCGCGGCCGATCCGCAGGCCGCGATCGACGAGGCCGCGCGCGTGCTGGCGCCCGGCGGGCGGGTGGCCCTGGTCGATTTCCTGCCCCACGCCCATGAGGAATTGCGCGAGCATCATGCCCATCGGCGGCTCGGCTTTGCCCCGCGCGAGGTCGCCCAATGGGGCCAGCATGCCCATCTCGACATCGGCCTTGCCGAAACCCTGTCGGGGGATCCGCTGACCGTCGGCCTGTGGCTGGGGCGCAAGCCCGGCCGGCCGGCGCTCGGGCGCGCCGCCGCCATCGATACCGTTTCCTGA